One Archocentrus centrarchus isolate MPI-CPG fArcCen1 chromosome 10, fArcCen1, whole genome shotgun sequence genomic region harbors:
- the LOC115787484 gene encoding signal-regulatory protein beta-2-like, whose translation MIVLWVTLLVIHRGYTLIPVTTVQLGEQATVPCVLPKTEYNRRVDWYKQSAGDTLQRIWTLKDSAAPEFAPEFPGSRWKVNYDKNFSNLTILRTNQEDEGIYHCGFTEWLQHTKWTGTYLLVKGNTQRSSNYSVVQEKTDHPGESVTLQCSVINDSNNKSCPGGLRVLWIREGSQTSHPGIIYTDGNKHHECEKRSETQQSCSYRISSPDAGTYYCAVATCGEIIFGNGTKLHIEKKVGFEFTALVITTTCLVISMILNIIFICYRTPRAACGQFKKNSSSQARQNDLKQTVDDSTEGGHDLNYAALHFSGRKATRGKKKIELEQEKESVYSQVRM comes from the exons ATGATCGTGTTATGGGTTACACTGCTTGTCATTCATCGAGGAT ACACACTTATTCCAGTAACTACAGTTCAACTTGGTGAACAAGCAACTGTCCCGTGTGTCCTGCCTAAGACTGAGTACAACCGTAGAGTCGACTGGTACAAGCAGAGTGCTGGGGACACTCTGCAAAGAATTTGGACACTAAAGGATTCTGCAGCACCTGAGTTTGCACCTGAGTTTCCTGGCTCAAGATGGAAGGTTAATTATGACAAAAATTTTAGCAACCTGACCATTTTGAGGACAAACCAAGAAGACGAGGGGATCTATCACTGTGGATTCACAGAGTGGCTCCAACATACTAAATGGACCGGGACGTATTTATTAGTAAAAG GAAACACTCAGCGGTCATCAAACTATTCTGTTGTTCAAGAGAAAACAGACCATCCAGGAGAATCAGTGACTCTTCAGTGTTCAGTAATCAATGACTCTAACAACAAGTCGTGTCCAGGAGGTCTCAGAGTGCTCTGGATCAGAGAAGGATCACAAACATCTCATCCTGGCATCATCTACACTGATGGAAACAAACATCATGAATGTGAGAAAAGATCTGAGACTCAGCAGAGTTGTAGTTATCGCATCAGTTCCCCTGATGCTGGGACTTATTACTGTGCTGTGGCCACATGTGGGGAGATAATATTTGGAAATGGAACTAAACTGCATATag AGAAAAAAGTAGGATTTGAATTTACTGCACTGGTAATAACAACAACCTGCTTGGTCATTTCTATGATTCTCAACATTATTTTCATCTGTTACCGAACTCCAAGAGCAGCATGTGGACAATTTAAAA AGAACAGCTCTTCACAAGCAAGACAAAATGACTTGAAGCAAACAGTGGACGATAGT ACTGAAGGTGGACATGATCTGAATTATGCTGCTCTGCACTTCTCTGGAAGAAAAGCTACAcgaggaaagaagaaaattgAACtggaacaagaaaaagaaagtgtttATTCTCAAGTTAGAATGTAA